Proteins encoded within one genomic window of Candidatus Zixiibacteriota bacterium:
- the rplN gene encoding 50S ribosomal protein L14: MIQMRTVLDVADNSGARKVQCIKVLGGSRRRYASIGDIIVVSVKEAVPNAKVKKGDVMKAVVVRTAKEVGRPDGTYIRFDNNSAVLIDNQKEPIGTRIFGPVARELRAKKFMKIISLAPEVL, from the coding sequence ATGATTCAGATGCGGACGGTTCTCGACGTGGCGGACAACTCGGGGGCCCGAAAGGTGCAGTGTATCAAGGTGCTGGGCGGAAGCCGGCGGCGGTACGCCTCGATCGGCGACATTATCGTCGTGTCGGTCAAGGAGGCGGTCCCCAACGCGAAGGTCAAGAAAGGCGACGTGATGAAAGCGGTGGTGGTGCGGACGGCCAAGGAGGTGGGACGCCCCGACGGGACCTACATCCGCTTCGACAACAACTCGGCGGTGCTGATCGACAACCAGAAGGAGCCGATCGGAACCCGTATTTTCGGTCCGGTCGCGCGCGAGCTCAGGGCCAAGAAGTTCATGAAGATCATTTCGCTGGCGCCCGAGGTGTTATAG
- the rplX gene encoding 50S ribosomal protein L24 has translation MHIRKNDSVMVIAGKERGKTGKVLRVVPKKGGVVVERLNLVKRHMRPRGPQHPGGIVEKEALIRAANVMLMCDKCNAPVRVGHKVLSDGKKVRVCRRCGEALD, from the coding sequence GTGCATATCCGAAAGAACGACAGCGTCATGGTGATCGCCGGCAAGGAGCGCGGTAAGACCGGGAAAGTGTTGCGGGTGGTGCCCAAGAAGGGCGGGGTGGTGGTCGAGCGGCTCAACCTGGTCAAGCGACACATGCGGCCCCGCGGTCCTCAGCATCCCGGCGGGATCGTCGAGAAAGAGGCTCTCATCCGGGCGGCGAACGTCATGCTGATGTGCGACAAGTGCAACGCTCCGGTGCGCGTCGGGCACAAGGTCCTCTCCGACGGGAAGAAGGTGCGTGTTTGCCGACGCTGCGGGGAAGCCTTAGATTGA
- the rplE gene encoding 50S ribosomal protein L5: protein MARLKDKYYNEVVPAMQREFGYKNAMQVPRLEKITVNVGLGEATQNIKALETAAAEVAAITGQKPVITRAKKAIANFKLRQGMPIGCMVTLRRDRMYEFLDRLIHAALPRVRDFKGVPDRSFDGRGNYSLGLREQIIFPEIQADKVDKPRGMTVTITTTAKTDREARSLLRLLGMPFAG from the coding sequence ATGGCGAGGCTCAAGGACAAGTACTACAACGAGGTCGTGCCGGCGATGCAGCGGGAGTTCGGGTACAAGAACGCGATGCAGGTGCCCCGGCTGGAGAAGATCACGGTGAACGTGGGCCTGGGCGAGGCGACGCAGAACATCAAGGCCCTTGAGACGGCTGCGGCCGAGGTCGCCGCGATCACCGGGCAGAAACCGGTGATCACCCGGGCGAAGAAGGCGATCGCCAATTTCAAGCTGCGCCAGGGGATGCCGATCGGCTGCATGGTAACGCTGCGGCGCGATCGCATGTACGAGTTCCTGGACCGGCTTATCCACGCGGCGTTGCCCCGGGTGCGGGATTTCAAGGGAGTGCCGGACCGATCGTTCGACGGTCGCGGCAACTATTCCCTGGGGCTGCGGGAGCAGATCATCTTTCCCGAAATCCAGGCCGACAAGGTGGACAAGCCCAGGGGTATGACGGTGACGATCACCACGACGGCAAAAACCGACCGGGAGGCGCGGTCGCTGCTCAGACTGCTGGGCATGCCTTTTGCCGGCTGA